The Sphaerodactylus townsendi isolate TG3544 linkage group LG02, MPM_Stown_v2.3, whole genome shotgun sequence DNA segment ACTTCTTCCTCAGTAATTTATCTTTGCTGGATGTTCTTTGCCCAACTGTCACAGTACCAAAGATGTTGCAGATTTTCTTGTCAGAGGACAAGACCATCTCATTTGCTGGCTGTGCAGTACAGCTATTCTTTCTCATAGATATTGTAGGCACTGAAATTTTACTCCTAGCAGTGATGGCATATGACCGCTATGTGGCAATATGTAGTCCTTTGCAGTATACAACCATCATGAGTAAACAACTGAGTGCTAAGTTGGCTGCTGGGACCTGGGTAACTGGAATTATCAACTCCTTGGTTCATACTTCCTTAGCCTTTACACTATCTTTCTGTGGGCCCAATAAAATTGACCAGTATTACTGTGATATTCCCCCAGTGCTTGCCCTTTCTTGTTCTTCCACCTATCTTCCTGAACTAGTCCTTCTGCTTGTGGCTGGTATTATAGGTAGCAGTGCATTTCTGATCACGCTGATCTCTTATATCTATATAATTTCTACTGTTTTGCACATGCCATCCACAGAAGGCAGACAGAAAGCCTTTTCCACTTGTGGATCCCACTTGACTGTAGTTTGTTTATTCTATGGAACCACCATGTTCACCTATGGACGACCAACTTCAGCTTATTCACCCAAGCAAGATAGGGTTGTTTCTATGCTCTATGGGGTCATCACTCCCATGTTAAATCCCATGATCTACAGTTTGAGGAATAAGGATGTTAAAAGGGCCTTGGTTAAAACATTCAGCCTGAAATTTTTTTTCTAGAAGTATTAAGGTTCTGTTAGCTAATAACCAGCAGGAAGCATCCACTTTCATCATCACTGGAGCCAGAGGCGTAACTGTGCCAAACTACGCCTAGTGCATATTCtacattttccgcccccatgaccgcccccgcggtgccccccttccccccttcccacacttaccttagttcctttccttttcctagaacttttccaggctgcaaaaggcctgttcacagtaaaaatggcctgatgggaactatacttcccaggagaccttgtgagccccaaggtctccttgaaactgtagttcctcaggctgtttttactgcaaacaggccttttgtagcctgaaaaagttcaagaaaaaggaaaggaactaaggtaagtgtgggaagggaacgggggggcgctgcggggggcggATGGTGCTGCAGGGGGGGCACCACAaagggcaggggcggggcttgggggcgattttctgtgcccccaggcatgcacccggtgcacagctCACTGACTGGAGCACACCTGACATTTTTCTGGAAGGTGCTTTCTTTGTAACAAACAAACTTATTCTTTCACAGAGACAGTGATAGCTGCTACAACTACCAGTGGGATGTTGGTGATGGTTGTGGAATCACTTGTCCCACAGTAATTTTTTCTTTGGCTACATTAGGTAGATATGCTTTAATTTATGTATACGAGTTATCATATTCATAATTAAGAATGCATTTTCTTACATGTTGGATGTTTTATTACCTTTGAAGGGAGTGTGATTCACAGCTTTGCTTGGCTACTTGCATCTCTCAACCTGATTTGCTGCACAGTTAATACTGTTCCCTGCCCCCACTTTGTTTGCAGTACTCTGCGTTCTTGATTATGCATGCTTAATATGAATATGCTTAATATGCTTAATATGCTTAATATGAATATGAATGGGATGAAGTGGAACCAGTAGAGACCAaggttattttcttttcccaaaaTGACATTAGAAGGCAATCCACCTGAATTGCAGTTTGGCAGCCATTTATTACACTTCAATCACAATTGGTTGGGGATTTGTGTTGATGTTTGGATTCTGTCTGTAATAAAGTTAGGTTATTCTTTGGAGTTCCTTTCTCTGTGTCCTTTGTCTGTGAAGGTTCCCCCAGTTCCCCCTAACTCTGA contains these protein-coding regions:
- the LOC125426267 gene encoding olfactory receptor 5V1-like; the protein is MDTANVSMVQNFFFTELSDLPEVQIFLFVMILLVYLITLAGNGAILVAIGTDNHLQTPMYFFLSNLSLLDVLCPTVTVPKMLQIFLSEDKTISFAGCAVQLFFLIDIVGTEILLLAVMAYDRYVAICSPLQYTTIMSKQLSAKLAAGTWVTGIINSLVHTSLAFTLSFCGPNKIDQYYCDIPPVLALSCSSTYLPELVLLLVAGIIGSSAFLITLISYIYIISTVLHMPSTEGRQKAFSTCGSHLTVVCLFYGTTMFTYGRPTSAYSPKQDRVVSMLYGVITPMLNPMIYSLRNKDVKRALVKTFSLKFFF